A window from Leifsonia shinshuensis encodes these proteins:
- a CDS encoding ABC transporter ATP-binding protein: MTDSAAILLDHVGVRLGDVDALRDVSLALDARTVAVVGENGSGKSTFARLLAGLVTATDGGVRILGHDPVRQAAELRREVAVVFSNPDAQIVMPTVAEDVAFSLRPERLGRDETARRVDEALDRFGLSALRDRSSHELSGGQKQLLALAGAFVRRPRLVVADEPTTYLDARNARLVASHLLEDAGHRLVLVTHDLTLAARCDAAVLFAAGRVEAVGHPEDVIAEYEAALTC; the protein is encoded by the coding sequence GTGACCGACTCCGCCGCGATCCTCCTCGACCACGTCGGCGTCCGGCTCGGCGACGTCGACGCCCTCCGGGACGTCAGCCTCGCGCTCGACGCCCGGACGGTCGCGGTCGTCGGTGAGAACGGGTCCGGCAAGTCGACGTTCGCGCGCCTGCTCGCCGGGCTGGTGACGGCCACCGACGGCGGCGTGCGCATCCTCGGCCACGATCCGGTGCGGCAGGCCGCCGAGCTGCGCCGTGAGGTCGCCGTCGTCTTCAGCAACCCCGACGCGCAGATCGTCATGCCGACGGTCGCGGAGGACGTCGCGTTCTCTCTCCGGCCCGAGCGCCTGGGGCGCGACGAGACCGCGCGGCGCGTGGACGAGGCGCTCGACCGCTTCGGGCTGTCCGCGCTGCGCGACCGCTCGTCGCACGAGCTCTCCGGCGGCCAGAAGCAGCTGCTCGCCCTCGCGGGGGCGTTCGTCCGGCGCCCGCGCCTGGTCGTCGCAGACGAGCCGACCACCTACCTGGATGCGCGCAACGCCCGCCTCGTCGCCTCCCACCTGCTGGAGGACGCGGGCCACCGCCTGGTGCTGGTGACTCACGACCTGACGCTCGCGGCGCGCTGCGACGCGGCGGTCCTGTTCGCCGCGGGCCGGGTGGAGGCGGTCGGGCATCCCGAGGACGTCATCGCCGAGTACGAGGCGGCGCTCACGTGCTGA
- a CDS encoding biotin transporter BioY — translation MTTSTPPTFSRRRLDATDLARVAVFAAIVAVLGLPGGLSVFGSVPITAQTLGVMLAGAILGPWLGALSMAVLLALVAVGLPLLSGGSGGIGVFVGPSAGYLFGWIAGALVIGLIVHAGGRRPVWWRTLLGMIVGGILVVYAFGVPVQSLVTRLPLDTTAALSLVFVPGDLVKAVIATAIVMTLVRAYPRAFRRTWVAPRSAVRPAETAPVTAETAAGAAKPAEPTQPAEPRVP, via the coding sequence GTGACAACCTCCACTCCCCCGACGTTCTCCCGCCGCCGGCTCGACGCGACCGACCTCGCCCGCGTGGCGGTCTTCGCCGCGATCGTGGCCGTGCTCGGCCTCCCCGGCGGCCTCAGCGTCTTCGGCTCGGTGCCGATCACGGCGCAGACCCTCGGCGTGATGCTGGCGGGCGCCATCCTGGGCCCGTGGCTCGGCGCGCTGTCAATGGCGGTGCTGCTGGCCCTCGTGGCGGTCGGGCTGCCGCTGCTCTCCGGCGGCAGCGGCGGCATCGGCGTGTTCGTCGGCCCGAGCGCGGGCTACCTGTTCGGCTGGATCGCCGGCGCGCTCGTGATCGGCCTGATCGTGCACGCGGGCGGCCGCCGCCCGGTGTGGTGGCGCACGCTGCTCGGGATGATCGTGGGCGGCATCCTCGTCGTCTACGCGTTCGGCGTGCCGGTGCAGAGCCTGGTGACCCGCCTCCCGCTCGACACGACGGCGGCGCTGAGCCTGGTGTTCGTGCCCGGCGACCTCGTGAAGGCGGTGATCGCGACGGCCATCGTGATGACGCTGGTGCGCGCTTACCCGCGGGCGTTCCGCCGCACCTGGGTCGCGCCGCGCAGCGCGGTCCGTCCGGCGGAGACCGCGCCCGTGACCGCGGAGACCGCGGCCGGGGCCGCAAAGCCCGCGGAGCCGACGCAGCCGGCCGAGCCGCGGGTGCCGTGA
- a CDS encoding ScbR family autoregulator-binding transcription factor, whose protein sequence is MVKQARAQVTRDTIVEGAASVFGRRGYGLTSIADIATASGVTKGALYFHFPSKDELARAVIAEQHRRTMAAAAEVLEEERPGLETMVLLSGVLAHQLLTDPVVQAGIRLTTDIAFFETPATDPYRDWQRLAETLFGRGVEEGDLRPGLDPAMLASVVVASYTGVQLVSETFSGRADLLQRVRELWTVLLPGIVAADRASALTALPELIR, encoded by the coding sequence ATGGTGAAACAGGCGAGGGCCCAGGTGACCCGCGACACGATCGTCGAGGGCGCCGCCTCGGTGTTCGGTCGTCGGGGGTACGGCCTCACGTCGATCGCCGACATCGCCACCGCCTCGGGTGTCACGAAGGGCGCGCTGTACTTCCACTTCCCCTCGAAGGACGAGCTGGCGCGCGCGGTCATCGCCGAGCAGCACCGGCGCACGATGGCCGCGGCCGCCGAGGTGCTGGAGGAGGAGCGGCCGGGGCTGGAGACGATGGTGCTGCTGAGCGGCGTGCTCGCGCACCAGCTGCTCACCGACCCGGTCGTGCAGGCGGGCATCCGGCTGACCACCGACATCGCGTTCTTCGAGACGCCGGCCACCGATCCGTATCGCGACTGGCAGCGGCTGGCGGAGACGCTGTTCGGCCGGGGCGTCGAGGAGGGCGATCTGCGGCCGGGCCTCGATCCGGCGATGCTCGCGAGCGTGGTCGTCGCCTCCTACACCGGCGTGCAGCTCGTGTCGGAGACCTTCTCGGGCCGCGCCGACCTGCTGCAGCGGGTGCGCGAGCTGTGGACCGTGCTGCTCCCGGGCATCGTGGCGGCCGACCGGGCGAGCGCGCTGACGGCGCTTCCCGAGCTGATCCGCTGA
- a CDS encoding TetR/AcrR family transcriptional regulator C-terminal domain-containing protein, translating into MRRLAGALDVQPSALYWHFPNKQTLLAELADRIVAARTAEPLAEVAAWQDAVRAEADALRDALLAYRDGAEVVSSTLALGLGSPGTVDRLALAVARGGFDVETSRRSATALLHFVLGHVSHEQQRIQYDSLGVLVDHPESPLDEDDPAAAFAFGVGLFVGGLELSRSRT; encoded by the coding sequence ATGCGCCGCCTGGCGGGCGCGCTCGACGTGCAGCCCAGCGCCCTGTACTGGCACTTCCCGAACAAGCAGACGCTCCTCGCCGAGCTCGCCGACCGCATCGTCGCCGCGCGCACGGCTGAGCCGCTCGCTGAGGTCGCCGCGTGGCAGGATGCGGTGCGCGCCGAGGCGGACGCGCTCCGGGATGCGCTGCTCGCCTACCGCGACGGTGCCGAGGTCGTCTCCAGCACGCTCGCTCTCGGCCTCGGCTCGCCGGGGACCGTCGACCGGCTGGCCCTGGCGGTCGCCCGCGGCGGTTTCGACGTCGAGACCTCACGCCGCTCGGCGACGGCGCTGCTCCACTTCGTGCTCGGCCATGTCTCGCACGAGCAGCAGCGCATCCAGTACGACTCGCTCGGCGTGCTGGTCGATCACCCGGAGTCGCCGCTCGACGAGGACGACCCGGCGGCCGCCTTCGCCTTCGGCGTCGGGCTGTTCGTCGGGGGACTCGAGCTCAGTCGCTCCCGAACGTGA
- the poxB gene encoding ubiquinone-dependent pyruvate dehydrogenase — MPTVADTTVEILQDAGVTRVYGIPGDSLNGFTDAIRRNDAITWEHVRHEEAAAFAASAEAALTGELAVCAGSCGPGNTHLINGLYDANRSRVPVLAIAAQIPGAEIGSGYFQETHPQELFREASVYTELVSQADQMPRILEIAMRTAIERRGVAVVVVPGEIFLADSAGRRKSAPITFSPRVTRPTDPELQAAADILNGARKVTILSGAGAEGAHAQLVAVAEALKAPIVHAMRGKEFIEYDNPYDVGMTGLLGFSSGYRAMESCDALLMLGTDFPYQQFFPSRAKIVQVDIRGENLGRRVPLDLGLVGSVKDTVEALLPLLSERKDRKHLDSSLAHYAKARKSLDDLAVNDRNRTPIHPQYVARLVSELASEDAVFIPDVGSPVVWAARYLRMNGRRRLIGSFTHGSMANALPQAIGAQTAFPGRQVVALAGDGGLAMLLGELLTLRQNKLPVKVVVFNNSSLNFVEVEMKAAGFVNFGTGLENPDFAQLAQAAGLHGQRVEKPDELESALRTAFAHDGPALVDVVTARQELSIPPAITTKQVAGFTLYALRTIMNGRGDELIDLADTNVFRRLFD, encoded by the coding sequence ATGCCCACCGTCGCCGATACGACCGTCGAGATCCTGCAGGACGCGGGGGTGACCCGGGTGTACGGCATCCCCGGCGACTCCCTGAACGGCTTCACGGACGCGATCCGCCGCAACGACGCGATCACCTGGGAGCACGTGCGGCACGAGGAGGCGGCGGCGTTCGCCGCGTCGGCCGAGGCGGCCCTGACCGGCGAGCTGGCGGTGTGCGCGGGCAGCTGCGGGCCGGGCAACACCCACCTGATCAACGGGCTGTACGACGCCAACCGCAGCCGCGTGCCGGTGCTCGCCATCGCCGCGCAGATCCCCGGCGCCGAGATCGGGAGCGGATACTTCCAGGAGACGCACCCGCAGGAGCTGTTCCGCGAGGCGAGCGTCTACACGGAGCTGGTCAGCCAGGCCGACCAGATGCCGCGCATCCTCGAGATCGCGATGCGCACCGCGATCGAACGGCGCGGGGTCGCGGTCGTCGTGGTGCCCGGCGAGATCTTCCTCGCGGACAGCGCCGGGCGCCGCAAGTCGGCCCCGATCACGTTCTCGCCGCGGGTGACACGACCGACCGATCCCGAGCTGCAGGCGGCCGCGGACATCCTGAACGGCGCCAGGAAGGTGACCATCCTCTCGGGAGCGGGCGCCGAGGGTGCGCACGCGCAGCTCGTCGCCGTCGCGGAGGCGCTGAAGGCGCCGATCGTGCACGCCATGCGGGGCAAGGAGTTCATCGAGTACGACAACCCGTACGACGTCGGGATGACCGGCCTCCTCGGCTTCTCCTCCGGCTACCGGGCGATGGAGTCGTGCGACGCGCTGCTGATGCTCGGCACGGACTTCCCGTACCAGCAGTTCTTCCCGTCGAGGGCGAAGATCGTCCAGGTCGACATCCGCGGCGAGAACCTCGGGCGGCGCGTCCCCCTCGACCTCGGGCTCGTCGGGAGCGTGAAGGACACGGTGGAGGCGCTGCTCCCGCTGCTCAGCGAACGGAAGGACCGCAAGCACCTCGACTCCTCGCTCGCGCACTACGCCAAGGCCCGCAAGAGCCTCGACGACCTGGCGGTGAACGACCGCAACCGCACGCCCATCCACCCGCAGTACGTCGCGCGGCTTGTCAGCGAGCTGGCCTCGGAGGACGCTGTCTTCATCCCGGACGTCGGCTCGCCGGTGGTGTGGGCCGCCCGCTACCTGCGGATGAACGGACGGCGCCGCCTGATCGGATCGTTCACCCACGGCAGCATGGCCAACGCGCTGCCGCAGGCGATCGGCGCGCAGACGGCGTTCCCCGGGCGCCAGGTGGTCGCGCTCGCCGGCGACGGCGGACTCGCGATGCTGCTCGGCGAGCTGCTCACCCTGCGCCAGAACAAGCTCCCGGTGAAGGTCGTCGTCTTCAACAACTCGTCGCTGAACTTCGTCGAGGTGGAGATGAAGGCCGCGGGCTTCGTGAACTTCGGCACCGGCCTGGAGAACCCGGACTTCGCCCAGCTCGCGCAGGCCGCCGGGCTGCACGGTCAGCGCGTCGAGAAGCCGGACGAGCTGGAGAGCGCGCTGCGCACCGCGTTCGCGCACGACGGACCGGCGCTGGTGGATGTGGTCACCGCGCGGCAGGAGCTCAGCATCCCGCCGGCGATCACCACGAAGCAGGTCGCCGGCTTCACGCTCTACGCGCTGCGCACGATCATGAACGGCCGCGGCGACGAGCTCATCGACCTGGCCGACACGAACGTCTTCCGCCGCCTGTTCGACTGA
- a CDS encoding DUF3566 domain-containing protein: MPSRGKAQKRRATMRLVYVDFWSALKMSFLVSIIVAAITVVVGLLLWYALDRFGVVGAASNFLEDIAGAQGANLVAGLTFPNVMTFTLVVALLEVIVVSALGAIFAALFNLAVHVVGGWKVTFGSD; this comes from the coding sequence ATGCCGTCACGCGGCAAGGCGCAGAAGCGCCGGGCGACGATGCGACTGGTCTACGTCGACTTCTGGTCGGCTCTGAAGATGTCGTTTTTGGTCAGCATCATCGTCGCGGCGATCACCGTGGTGGTCGGTCTGCTGCTCTGGTACGCGCTGGACCGGTTCGGCGTGGTGGGCGCCGCGAGCAACTTCCTGGAGGACATCGCCGGCGCGCAGGGCGCGAACCTCGTCGCCGGCCTGACGTTCCCGAACGTGATGACGTTCACGCTGGTCGTCGCGCTCCTCGAGGTGATCGTGGTCTCCGCGCTCGGCGCGATCTTCGCCGCCCTGTTCAACCTCGCCGTGCACGTGGTGGGCGGCTGGAAGGTCACGTTCGGGAGCGACTGA